The following are from one region of the Candidatus Eisenbacteria bacterium genome:
- a CDS encoding DUF2029 domain-containing protein, whose protein sequence is MSRHGLLLLLGLLLLAAIAAIPALGDLRARTGALLALWAVAHGAYLVAARVATLPAGPPSAIALPAGASPRPAPLWIVVGVAILARLVLIPTEPTLSEDLYRYLWDGRLVAQGVNPYLHAPDDPSLAPFHDQLLDRINHRDVPTIYPPAAELFFGAVARIGPSPLFFKLAMLPLEAALWIALLFLLRRRGLADERLLLFAWNPLVVIESYGSGHVDLMVATFLVLALAMSEARRAASAGVAFAVAILTKYTPLLLVPYLVRKRALALLGVAVAVSALFYLPFGDAGASLWKGLGTYAAHWEFNGSLYPLLRAAGATVKSSRLLLAAALAVAALWISLRARSATGAALGLYTAYLLASPTVYPWYLVPLAALLPLHPNAGLLAFSGLAALSYLPLPAYLATGAWTEPAWIRWVEYGGLAVVAAAAAWIGRRREAQARRAAWASETKPT, encoded by the coding sequence ATGAGTCGACACGGCCTTCTCCTTCTCCTCGGACTTCTGCTCCTCGCCGCGATCGCCGCGATCCCGGCGCTCGGCGATTTGCGGGCCCGGACTGGGGCTCTGCTGGCTCTCTGGGCGGTCGCGCACGGAGCTTACCTCGTCGCCGCGAGGGTGGCGACGCTCCCGGCGGGTCCGCCTTCCGCCATCGCCCTCCCGGCCGGAGCCTCGCCGCGGCCCGCCCCGCTCTGGATCGTCGTAGGGGTCGCGATCCTCGCACGGCTCGTCCTGATTCCAACGGAGCCGACGCTCTCCGAGGACCTCTACCGCTACCTGTGGGATGGACGCCTGGTCGCGCAAGGCGTCAACCCGTACCTCCACGCGCCCGACGACCCGTCGCTCGCGCCGTTCCACGATCAGCTCCTGGACCGGATCAACCATCGGGACGTGCCGACGATCTATCCGCCCGCGGCGGAGCTCTTCTTCGGCGCGGTCGCCCGGATCGGGCCGAGCCCGCTCTTCTTCAAGCTCGCGATGCTGCCCCTGGAGGCAGCCCTCTGGATCGCCCTCCTCTTCCTGCTGCGCCGCCGGGGATTGGCCGACGAGCGGCTGCTTCTCTTCGCGTGGAACCCGCTGGTCGTGATCGAGAGCTACGGGAGCGGGCATGTCGATCTCATGGTGGCGACGTTTCTCGTGCTCGCCCTCGCGATGTCCGAGGCCAGGCGCGCCGCGTCCGCGGGGGTCGCCTTCGCGGTCGCGATCCTCACGAAGTATACGCCGCTTCTCCTGGTGCCCTACCTGGTCCGGAAGCGGGCGCTGGCGCTGCTCGGCGTCGCCGTGGCGGTTTCAGCGCTCTTCTACCTCCCGTTCGGGGATGCCGGCGCGTCGCTCTGGAAAGGGCTCGGGACATACGCCGCGCATTGGGAATTCAACGGATCGCTCTATCCGCTCCTTCGCGCCGCGGGAGCGACCGTGAAGAGCTCGCGTCTCCTCCTCGCCGCGGCGCTCGCCGTGGCCGCGCTCTGGATCTCGCTTCGAGCGCGCTCCGCGACCGGCGCGGCGCTCGGGCTCTACACCGCGTACCTTCTCGCGAGCCCGACGGTCTATCCCTGGTACCTTGTTCCCCTCGCCGCGCTCCTACCGCTTCATCCGAACGCCGGGCTCCTCGCGTTCAGCGGCCTCGCGGCGCTTTCGTATCTCCCGCTTCCGGCCTATCTCGCGACGGGCGCCTGGACGGAGCCTGCGTGGATTCGCTGGGTCGAATACGGTGGGCTCGCGGTCGTCGCGGCGGCCGCGGCGTGGATCGGCCGGCGCCGCGAGGCTCAGGCGCGCCGCGCGGCGTGGGCGAGCGAGACCAAACCCACGTAG
- a CDS encoding glycosyltransferase, giving the protein MNLDLWLESFSARRLLLGTHLLVWIVLAAYGLHRLHLIRLYRRRERPPRLPTTPDDWPVVTIQLPIYNERYVVERLLDAAAAVDYPRDRLEIQVLDDSTDETTAIAAGKIAEIRARGIDAVHVRRDDRSGFKAGALQHGLECARGELLAVFDADFVPPPSILRDLVPYFGDPRVGMVQARWEHLNRDYSALAQAQAISLDSHFLIEHSARMHGERFFNFNGTAGLLRKACVVDAGGWQSDTLTEDLDLSYRAQLAGWRFVFAPQVGCPAELPVEMNAFKAQQHRWVKGSIQVARKLLPEIWRSASPASVKLEATFHLTNNVAYVFLLLLSIIVYPVVLARYESKSLLFTIADTVLLLAATSPVLFYFAYAQRELRRDWVQQLRHLPFVLSLGIGLALNNSRAVLEGLVGSRGSFHRTPKFRIEGQSDEWPRRRYRSPVSVWVLLELGLGAYFAWVMVSLAQAKLYAPLPFFALYLFGFLYVGLVSLAHAARRA; this is encoded by the coding sequence ATGAACCTGGATCTTTGGCTCGAGTCATTCTCCGCGCGGCGGCTTCTCCTCGGAACCCACCTCCTCGTGTGGATCGTGCTCGCGGCATACGGACTCCATCGGCTTCACTTGATCCGCCTCTATCGCCGCCGGGAGCGGCCCCCGCGGCTTCCGACGACTCCCGACGACTGGCCCGTCGTGACGATCCAGCTCCCGATCTACAACGAGCGATACGTCGTGGAGCGGCTGCTCGATGCCGCGGCCGCCGTCGACTATCCGCGCGACCGGCTCGAGATCCAGGTCCTGGACGATTCGACCGACGAGACGACCGCGATCGCCGCCGGGAAGATCGCCGAGATTCGCGCCCGCGGGATCGACGCGGTCCACGTGCGCCGGGACGACCGTTCCGGCTTCAAGGCGGGCGCGCTCCAGCACGGCCTCGAATGCGCGCGGGGAGAGCTCCTCGCGGTCTTCGACGCCGACTTCGTTCCTCCTCCCTCGATCCTGCGCGACCTCGTTCCGTATTTCGGGGATCCGAGGGTCGGGATGGTGCAGGCGAGGTGGGAGCATCTGAACCGCGACTACTCCGCCTTGGCGCAGGCCCAGGCGATCTCCCTGGACAGCCACTTCCTCATCGAGCATTCGGCGCGAATGCACGGGGAGCGATTCTTCAACTTCAACGGGACGGCGGGGCTGCTCCGGAAGGCGTGCGTCGTCGACGCGGGCGGATGGCAGTCCGATACGCTCACGGAAGATCTCGATCTGAGCTATCGCGCCCAGCTCGCCGGGTGGCGGTTCGTCTTCGCCCCGCAGGTCGGATGCCCCGCCGAGCTCCCGGTCGAGATGAACGCGTTCAAGGCGCAGCAGCACCGATGGGTGAAGGGCTCGATCCAGGTCGCGCGGAAGCTCCTCCCCGAGATCTGGCGCTCCGCCTCTCCGGCGTCGGTGAAGCTGGAGGCGACCTTCCACCTCACCAACAACGTCGCCTACGTGTTCCTCCTGCTCCTCTCGATCATCGTCTACCCGGTTGTCCTCGCCCGCTACGAGAGCAAGAGCCTCCTCTTCACGATCGCCGACACCGTGCTCCTCCTGGCCGCGACCAGCCCGGTCCTCTTCTACTTCGCGTACGCGCAGCGCGAGCTCCGCCGCGATTGGGTTCAGCAGCTCAGGCATCTGCCGTTCGTCCTCTCGCTCGGGATTGGCCTTGCGTTGAACAACTCGCGCGCGGTCCTGGAAGGCCTTGTCGGCTCGCGCGGCTCGTTCCACCGGACGCCGAAGTTCCGGATCGAAGGCCAGAGCGACGAATGGCCGCGGAGACGGTACCGCTCTCCGGTCAGCGTCTGGGTACTCCTGGAGCTGGGCCTGGGCGCCTACTTCGCCTGGGTGATGGTCTCCTTGGCGCAGGCCAAGCTCTACGCGCCGCTTCCGTTCTTCGCGCTCTACCTCTTCGGATTTCTCTACGTGGGTTTGGTCTCGCTCGCCCACGCCGCGCGGCGCGCCTGA